Genomic segment of Apium graveolens cultivar Ventura chromosome 7, ASM990537v1, whole genome shotgun sequence:
CTGGTATAGATGTTGGCGTGTTAGGTTTTACTTCACCTGTTGCTTATTTTTGTGGCGACCTGATCTTTAGCTATTTAGTGTGAACTACTATGGAATATGGATACCATTAATTGGTTATTACTAATTTTGGTGTTAGAGGGTGAAATCTTCTTTCCTGCAAATGATCAGTTCTATGCTTTGAAGTGGCTTCAAATTGTGGAATATCTGAGTCCCGTGTGTGTGAGAGAGATTTTTTCTGGGCGCCTCTTCTTATATTGCACGTATAAAAATGATAGTATTCTAACATGTATAGATGTATTTGTGAAAATTATCAAGCTACCTGAGATAATGGCTTTACTATACCACAAACTTTAAAAGCATTTCCAAGAACGCTTCATAAGAAAAAGTAAATATTGGTAGGCAGACTCATATAGGGATTATAAGGAGATCTAATTCGATTTTTGCTATTGATTTGTATCCCCAAGGCAATTTACTGATTAAAATGACATAATTCATAAAACTTTTGCATGATTCATAGACCTTCAATTACATTCTTTTATTATGGTTCAGGTGGCCGTGACGACTCAAAGTTGATGATTCCAACAACTGTTCTCTGTTTTATGTTCTCCCCTCCAGAAGTGAGGGTAAACTATTATGCTCCTTACAACTATGCACACTCCACACACCATCATGTGTGCATGAGCGCACTTAGACACACGGAACACCAAAAATCTTAATGAAagaaaaatttgaaattattatATGTCATGGCAAGCCTGACATGGTTAACTTGGACATACAACATTGTAGTAGTGCCATCATGAATGTTTTTTTATGTTTTAAGAAAAAACTTTATTTCACAATTCGAATGGTCCCTGCATCTGTTAAAGATATTAAAATTTTCAACTTTTAAAAGTACCTACTGGGCCATACTACATTGCCGACAATCTTATATGTATAGATTTGTGCTTAAATCAAAATTATGCGAACTGTTGATTTATATAGATTGATAAATATTAATTTTGGGTCCGAGTGGGATTATCTGTATATATgtgtatttatttttaaaattaagatTCTGACAAAAAATAGTTATGCTCTTAGGCGGATGAGGATCTACGTGCTGAGTTAGTGGCAGATTTTGAAGATGAGTGTGGAAAGCAAGGTCCAGTGGAATCAGTGAAGGTATTATAACTAATCTGTCAATCAGTTTGGCTTTTACAATTGTCAGTTTTGCATCTTGGTAAATTGACATTGTGATTACCTTCTCTGCTTAGTGCACACCAATCTATTTGTTTGCTTGACCATCACCATTACCACAGATTTATAGTGCAATATAATACTAGGATGCTAGTGGTATCTTGATGCCAACTTATATATCTTAAATTACAACATTTGAAATCCATTATGTATATTATGGTGTACAAGGGGTTTTTATTCCCATTTAGGAAATGACGTATATGCCCTCTCCAGGTGCTTGGAAATGTCTTCGGTACCCCCGCAACACATTCACTCCTGCACATACATTATGACCTATGGATCATCCGCCAGCTCTTCCCATTCCTGTAGTTACACCTTTGGTCTATTGACAAGAGTAGGGGAACGACCTCAGAGCAAACCAGCCTAACAAGGAAAAGCTTGCAACAATAGTAGGCCTTGCTTCAAGCTTGACTTTAGGATTCCCAGCATTATTTTTTGCAATTATGATAAGAAATGTATGGGCTAAATTTTTTACACTCGGCACTGATATTATTGCTTTGGCATCGATGTTTCTTCCAATAATCGCATTTCTTCACTACAAACATGATTATGAATGTTTTCCTCTAATATTTGCTTCAGGTTATGCGAAAGGTTGTGTGCAGCTACCTGGAAAGATAACTCTGCCGCAGAATTAACTACATCTGTCAGGGTAGTTTTTCCTCAACTCAAAAATATCTGCCATATGTTTATATGATACCGGCTTTTCAATGACCCCTTTCAATCTTTTGTGTTAATTCGTATGTTTTTTTCAACTTTGCGTTGGTGGTAAAGTAGGTTAGTTATTTGTTTGTTTATGCTTGTTAAAGATTTCATTTTTATAATGAAGGGTGGTGTTTTTTGGATGATCTTAGGTTTGTGAAGAGGtgatatataataatattataaagagAATGATAAATGTAGAAGTGGAATCAAAGGGGTTCCACAAATTATGGATAGAGTCGGAGTCGAATTCGGATAAATTTTCAGGAGTTAAATTTGAGGGAAGGTAGGTTTCCCTTATCGGGTTTGGTGTTGGGCACACAGGGAAGTGAAGAAGTTTATGTGCCTCAGCATAAGGTTGTTATGTTAATGATAAAGGTAGTTCTGGTGGGAATTTAGGGTTGACTGAGAGAGCTTTTTCTGCTGTGGGAGCTGCTTTTCTTTCTACGATTATTGATAACCCGCTTGACTTGGCCAAGGTAATTCATGTTAGACAGTACTTTCTATTACCTACTTTTATAAGTTAGTTTGCTTTGATGTTCTATGCTTTATTTTCTAATGTTTTCAAGTTGTTAATTAGAACTTTTCTCTTATCAAGTTATTTGACAGTTCTCATCTTTAACGGTTCATTTTGTTATGTCATTTCAGGTTTTTCACATTTCAATTGTAAAATAACTAAATAAGTCTGATTGTATGATTTTATGAATAGCTAGCAGTTAAAATATACGCATATCATGCTCATTTGCAATTTGTTTGTTTTTGTGCAATTTTGATAATAAAAAAGTATAAAGGCTAAGACATTTCTAACCAATGTATATTGTTTTTTGTCCCTGTTGCTGTATTGTCTGTATATACTTATCATTATGTTTCTTCAGTCTTTCTTTTGCTAATTAATTTATCTATAGCTGGATTTACATAGTCACGGTGATTGACCTAAAATGCTTTCAGCTTTTTACCCTTTATGTCATTCTGTCGGTAGATCTGTGTTTGGACTATCACTGAATCACCTTTCTTTTCAGACAAGACTACATGCACAGGCTGCTGGAGTTCAATACTCGCATCCACTGAGCAATCTTACAAGCAGCATGGCTTTCTTTGGGCCAAACATGGTATGTgtaattttgtaatttttttacTCGATTTGTAAAATGACATTATTACTTCTATATATTGTTTACACCAGAATGTGTAGGAAAATATTGTTTGGCTGCTGCATTTTGGTTGATAGTTTGATACATAACACTTTGTAAAAAATTATGCAAATTAATGTAGGTTAAGGAAGTTATTTTCAATCGATCCCGTGTAGACCTTAATCGCTCAGGTAGGGGTGATTAGCTTGTTGGGTGATTAGCTGATAAGATGTCATATGTATTTGACGTCCATTTTCCATGTGCATTTTTAAAGAATTCTTTGGTACGTGATTATACAATTTAAACAATTGTCTGCCTTGTACTTCAGATGTTTGCTGACTTGAGATGTTCAACGTCATGCACTCGGGCTGGCGTTATCCAGTATTATCTATCTACATCTCTTTCCAAATTAGACTGTATTATCTATCTACATTGCTTTCCAAATTAGACTAACTTACATGGTAGAGGAGCATATGTTGTCTTCATCGTTAATTTTTTTGGTTGCGAACTTCATCACATTGACTCATATAGGATATTTTCTTGTGTCCTCTACAATGATTGATGTGCTCAGCTTTAATGTCTTCTAAATGTGGTAATTAGCATATATATGAAATTACATCACTAGAATTGGATtcaattttattaaataaataatttgaatACCTTTTAATAAAGGTACGTAAGCTTGATTAGCCTGTTTGTTAGCCGCGTGGAAACAAAGGCGGAAGGAATACAAAATGGAATGGAAGTTTATTAACGACTCCTTGCCACATTTATGTGGTGTATTTACGTAAGACCTTGAGCTCTGCTAGAAACTCCTTGGTCTTGTTAGATCTCATCTTCATTACAGCAATCTCCTGAAGGTAGCAATCAGCTATAGTGATGTTTGGAATGTAAAGAACCTCGGGCCATTAGAGAAGGGAAATATTCTTACCTTCTCTCCTACTACCCCAAAATATATTCTCCCATATTCGTCCTCTCCAATTTTTTAAATTTCATCAAATTAACTTGTTGCATATGCAATATCCTCAATGCTATCTACTATTGGTCTGTATGGCTCAAAACCTTTGATATCCGTGCATGCAAATAACCTTAAAGTCGGTTATAAAAATTGCAGGCATTTTCTTGCTGACACCAATGTACTGAACATGTCCTATAGGTTAAAAATAGTAAACACGCACTGTTCATCCTCTGCATGTCTTAGTCTTGTTTGTGCTCCAAATAGTATTTACAAACTTATTTAATCGGGGTCTGAGAACCAAAATGGTGCTCGCTATAAAATTGAAGTTTCgaaaaaatttataatatataagaACTGATAATATCTTCTTCCGAAAAAAACTGGTAATAAGACTCACCAAGCATACATTGATGTACACATTCCTTATGATTCTCAAATTTGAACTACAAAGTGCAGGGGTGAATTAAAAGCACCTGCACAATGTTAACAATTATAATTTCAGAAATTAAGGTCGGGTGCCATTTAATAGGATCTCCGGGAATGGATAAATTATAGGCTGAGGTGTTTATGAATTATCTACAAAATTCCAACATCGTTAACAATTAATGATTCAGTTTAGGAGGTCTGTTTTGTGATTGCTCCTCTTCATCATTTATAGGATGAGTTTTGTAGGCTACCAGGCAACATAAACACGCTTAAACTGGAACTTGATTGTATTTAATTCGCTTCAGTactattttctatttttttttgcTAAACTTTTCTGATGTATATTTCTCTTATGCCAGGAAGCTTTAGAAGTCATAGTCTCTGATCTAGTTTTGAGTTCTGCTATAAACAGCTCTGTTTTCCAGGTATTTGCCTCTTCAAGTctgcatatttttattttatgcCAACTCAAAAAGCCTCCGTACATTCCATTTTATGAAATCAGTTGGAATCCATTTTTACGAAATCGTTTAAAATTGAACAAACTAATGGTGATTTTTTAAAGTGGGAACGTAACGAATTTTCTGACTTTAAATGAAGGGGATATTACGTGATTCGTTGTATTCAAGAATTAAATtggtattatatatatatatatatgtatgtatgtatgtataagATTCAAGTAGTCAGGTAGAGAAACAGACGTTtgaatcaaaataattttatttgaagCTATATTTTTTCAGGGATAATTAGATGGATCAAATATTTCCAATAAGGTGAAAATGAAATTGTGTAAATTTAGCAACAGGTAACTTGGTTTTGTACTATTTTTTATTCCTTTTCAATTTTTTACAAAGTTATCTGATTCATATTTCTCTTTTAGCAGGAAGCTTTAGAGGACAAAGTCTCTGATCAAATTTTTGGTTCAGCTATAAGTACTTCTGTTTTTCAGGTATTTACTTGCTTTAAGTATTAATTGACCGGTGACATTTTTCTTGATCCTATTGATGACGACTTTGATAGATTGTAGAATTGATAATTCTTCCATGTTTCTTGGTTTTTTGATAATTTCACATTGTTTGTGCATGTGATCAGACTCTCAGGCTGTCGACTTCATTCTATAATGACAGCTACAGAtcaaaaattaatatatattcaACATCGTGTTTTTGGTTTTAAATCATAGATTTAGACATGGTGATAGTTTACACTTATTTTTAAAATGCAGGCATACTGATCATTATAGTTTTCCTATATCGCGAAAATTTTGTCCTGCCTAGGCAACTTACAAGCTGCTTTATCATATACTGTATATGTATGTGAACACACGACCACCCACTATTGCCTTCCTCAATCAATACAAGGTCTGGGTGCGACACTACAAGAATATTATGAATATCATTGCGCCATTCCCGCATTAACTTGCATCTGTGTTAGTACACAATGATAATCTAATACTAAAAGTCTGGATAATATTTCTCTGCAAACTGCATAATGTTGAATGGTATATATGTAGTTAGTCACCTTTATATATATGAACTGACAAGGTTCGAGGGTAGGGTAATTTCCTCATAACCAAATTGGCATGTGATTGAAGTCAGACATTTTAGCTTGGCGGAACTAAGAAAATGCCATTTTAAAGTTCCTTTACAACACATATAATTACAAATTATGTTCAGGGCTAGGGGCTCAAAATATCAACACGTCCATATGCTACTAAATACTAATAGTGTATGTAACCTTTTGTGCTTGTTCCATTATCAGATTTAAATTATTTATACCTACTGTATACCTCAAAGTTCAGTTTGTGAGTCATTAACTGGTGCAATATTCCTACAATACACTATATACAATACTACCATGCCTCTATGTTTAAATATGATCATGTTCCAGTTCTCCACCACACATTTTGAACTGCTCCTATATATGAGAAGCATGTTATACTTTCCAAATCAATTTAAAGTCTACCGACATAGTATATACTAATCCTTGTCCCCCAAATATCACTTGCAGTGGCGTTGCGTTTCCAATCATCTTATGGGGTCATCAAGCATCATTGTTCCAGGTAGAATTTAGGCTACACCGCAAGGTAAATGCAGTTCTTGTAATATCCGGCCCGATTGTGAAAACGGTTCTTGGTAAATTACATAAAAACTTGCAGCCCAATTTTTTACTGATTTAGTATTTTATCCTTTAGATGTTTTCAAATATACATGTCATTCCGTGTTACCTTATTGTAGGTCATGTGCATATGGCTTCCACACCAGCAACGATAATACATTTCAATTCAGAATACAGGGCACTAAAATGTCTACAACATATAGATGCAAAAAATTATGGGCAAGTCACATGCAGAATTCCTATAGACACCATCCATACTCATTCCCAAAAACAATTAAACGAGATCCCCGAACTCCGAAACATCCGCACAAACCAAAAGGTTGAAAACTCAGTGAAACACCTATGCGACCGAAGATATACAAACTTAAATACAAGGAGCATGGCCCAATTTTGGATACATTGCATTTCATGTACTTCTACTAAATAGTAAACGTTTTAAACATCTATCCAATGGCTGTATGCATATATTTAATCATGGTGCAACATATTATCTTTATTTTTTGCAACATCTTTTCATATATATGATGATCTCTCCTCTGTTACATCGGGCTGTCTCGCAGCTACCCTAATGCTCCTTTTACCCATTCCCTTCATGATCAAGTGTCCCAGCACCAAATCTACTACACGCTAACACTATGCTTATAATGACATTTCATACACGGGCATTCATGCTAGTTTAAATTTGAATTACAGCAGGGGATCTTTTTACTTATATCTCATAAGCCTGGTCAATTGGTGTTGAATTATATTAGACATTAAACGTGAAGCTGTTATCTTACCCTGTTTAATTGGCATGCACATGTTAAGTTGCTGTTTGTCATGTTTGTAGGTCCGTGAGAATTATCTGCAGGGTGTTGTGCTGGTGAGATTCAAGGATATGAAAGATTCCTGAAAATGCATAGAAATGATGAATGGAAGATGGTTACTTGGACCTCTATTACGCTTTCTTTCGTTTTTTTCTCTGAAGAGAACAGTGTGATGTTCTACATAATCAGCATAGGACTTCATTTTCTCCAAATGTTAAGACTTTTGGTCAGCATACTTTTTAAGTGACTTATAAGTTAAGTGATTCTGCTGTTAACTTGTTGCTGATTTTACATACATTACCATTTATCAGTTATGATAATGGGTTTATAAGTATTAGGCCATAATTCGTGTTACTTTGTACTATTTGACTATCTGCTGATTGTAGCCTCTACTGACCTGATATTGTCAACCTTCACTTAAATTGATTCTAAATTATGCCCTAATATCCGTCTTTGTGGTTCTAGGTTTGGTGGTAGGCAAATACAGGCTAGTGAGATGATGGATCGGTTAACCATGCCGCTATAAGGGATCTGGAGTATGCTGCCAAAAGATTGGAGGAGTTTGGAGCTGAACTTGAAGCTGATTAATGAACTTGCTGATTTCAGTCAACTATTCGCTTCACCTTGTACAGTTAGAAACATGAGAGCTTGTATATGACCGAACTATGGTGACTGAAATGGAAGTTCGGGGTTCAATTTAATTATCAATAATTTGGTCTTAGTAAATGTTGGGAATTTTGGTATCTATTTTGGGTCTGTAGATGAGTTTGGGAAGCACTTGTACTTGTACTTGGAAATAAAACCAGATGTCTCTTCACAGTGACTTTTCATTTCTTGCTGTTTTTAATATTGGATCAAGGGACTGAAAACTGAATCCCAGATCGTGCCCTAATTGTCAAGTTTGTTCAAGTCAATGTTTATTAGTAAACTAGATAATTGAATACTTTGTCTGGGGTTCTAAAAGTTGGCCATTTAATTGGGTGTAATTGTcgattactccctccgtcccaatttatctgttcTAATTTTTTGACATTTTGCGGTTAAATTGATCCATTATTGATTGAAAATTTCATATGGTATATaattgaaaaaaattataaaaattatatcattagaaAGTACACGCAATCTACTTCAATATGTATTTTTCggtttttcaaaataatgaaaaattGATATTTAATTTACGGTCAAAATTGAGTTAATTTGACCACAAATGACAGATAAATTGGACGAGACGGTAATTAATTGATTTGATAAAGTGAAGATCAGGTCAAAATTGGTCACGGATTTGTAAAAATTGGATTTGGCAGTTAAAAACAAAGTTGATTGTTAAAAAATCGGCCTCAATTGTAAATAATGaaaatatttagaaaaataacaacaaaatcaactaatttaaatatatttctaattttttttatagatatataatgaaaatataagtatatataaaTGGAGTAATAGTAGTAGCTGTGTATAAAAATAATATTGAATTAGTTCTGATTAAATTAATCCTGAATTGCGATTTAACTCGCAAAAATTTTGCTTATGACAGCTATTGAACTCTTCATTTTTTTCTTGGCACTAGAGAGGGGCCAAACTCCGAcaaaaaataaatgaaatcaacTAGAAATTATACGAGATCATGATACttcagttaattatttatgaagaATACGACTCAGTTCTGGAGGTGATATCGAAACATTTTAATTTTATTAGTTAAGTAACTCTGACTCAGCGCTAGAGGTAGTGATGGCAATCCGATCAGGTATTGCATAATCTatatccaaacccgaaaattttatcTATACCCGAAAccgacccgaacccgaaaaatacccgaacCCGAATCCGAAATCTGAAATTTTGTATAaatattgatattgcaagtgcttgggATCGAACACGCGACTTGTAGAGAAATAGTTTTAACGTGTTATTTTCAACCACTacaccacatcattaattgtgttattatatgtataactaatatttaaaaaatcaacttAATTGATACCCAGTTTGTTAGATTTATTACTAAAAGAtattttgttaaccttataaaccttatcacccgtttaaatgattaaataattatatttaattaaactttataattagttaatttttaacataaatataaaaatatatgtgtaatgtatattattaatatatatattttataataatataatattataatgtgtaatatataaaattctaatattatatatataattaatatatatatatataataatttgggtttttttcggatttcgggttcggatcgggttcGGATAGAGTTTCGGATTTCAGATCGATttcggatcggtatacctaatatccaaatccaaattcaaaaaatttcgggtttaaaaattaaattcatatccaaatccaaatccaaaatttcgggtttcggatcgggtatccGTCGGATAGAATTATTTTGTCATCCCTAGCTAGAGGTGGAACCGAAACATTTGTATCTTGGTAGATAGCTAAGAGTAAGTCCAACAGTGTTCTTATAAATTACCTATGAATATTATTAATTCTTAATgatttaagacatgattttgaatttTAACGCCAACAATGATTTTTATCTTCATtcttaattattattatattaataaatttaaaaaaatatggaCAAAAAGTTGAAGAAAAAGAGAGATAAGAgtaaaaaaagagagaaaatgaatattttattGTTAAAAATGTTACTAACCTCCGTCCCTCTCATTTGTTTACAGCTTTTTTCACATgcttgacacgcattttaagacaactataaagtatacttccgtaatttatttttaattttttttttggtataaaagtttgaacattatatttttatttagaagaaaaaaaatttaaaaataattatgcAACTACATTTAATAAGAGCATTAAAGTGTGTGCCGAGTCTCCGTCCCCAATTAAAAAAATTGAGGGGATGGAGGGAGTATAAGGGAACACTAGAagtttattaaatataaaaaataaaagtCATGATTTAAAGAAATACTAAGAGAGTGTCATTTTTTGTCAAAATCATTATAATTGAACTTAAGAGCTCATATAAGCGAGTTGTTGAACTTGCTCCAAGTAACTCTGATTTAAGTAACTGGCATCCAATCTACTGCTCTATTTCCTACTCTCTAGTAGTGAACAAAGGTTAATCCCCAATTGTTTTGTATCAATTCTTGACAATGATGGACAACATGAACACATTCTTTTTCATATATTTCACAACTTTACGGTGTATAAAGACAAGAAAAGTTATCTCCAGTAGAAACTCTTTAAATTAATACTCGTTAAATTAATAAACTctctaaaataataaatatgtCTGGTCCCGACTTGGGCCAATGTAAAAATTGAAAAACTCGATAaaataataagataataatttttcaGGAAAATCCTTTATGGTTTTCAATCCCAAGAAAATCATAAATTAATAATTCATAGGAACTGAAAAATATATTACACCTTATTGAGATATGATTCGATAGTTGTCTGTTTTATTTTAAAGTTCAAGTCTTTTTGGAGCTCATTTCTAACTTTTCTTATTCATTAATTTTGTTTACATTAATTATATAGTACAACTTCAAAAGTCATTATTAATTTCTCAAGGTTACTAATTACGTTTAATCCCAAGATTCGTTGATTCTAACTTAGAATCAACATATGATCAGAGTCTGAAGCCTACATTGATCAGATCATCATATGATCAGAACTACATGAAATCATGAAAACCAATAACAAGTCAGTCAGTTTATGCAGTCCTCATTAATTTAGAAACAATAACTAAAATATACATGTCGAGTCAGACAAGAATCTTCTACTTCCATGTCGTTGTATATAGTTGCATATCCCACGGATAACTCACCTATACGTTAAacaattattataaaattattgaATGCATAATATGATATAAATTACAGAATTTAAAGCTTATACCTTTCATTTCAGCAGCCCATAGCCAACTCTGAGCACACATTAGTGCTTCTATTGTTTTGGGGTGTAGCCTATTACGATGTGGACTCAATAACCTGCCACTAGAACTAAATGATGACTCAGATGCGACAGTAGATGCCGGAATTGCTAGGAAATCTCGACCCATGTGTTGCAAGGTTGGATATTTAGCTGCATTTGCTTTCCACCATGTTAAGACATTGAAACCTTCGGTTTTGGGCAAGACATCCTCGTCCAAGTAATGATCCAAttcagattttataaaatcaactCTTTTACGCTTCTTTTTGCTGATGAACACATCATATTGAGACACTTTTTCAGAAGTAGAATCAGATATTATTGAATTGGACTCGCCATTTCCCTCCTTACTTGCAACTCGTCTCTCATGGTACTCTTTCAACAAAGAATGGCAAAGATCATGAACAGCTTCAACCTTATTACTAGATCGTTCTCCATAAATTTTCTCAAAATAAAATTCTAGTACCTCCATCTTGTATCTTGGATCTAGCACTGCTGCAACTCCAACAACACCATGCATTACGTGCCAATACTTGTCAAATTTAATCAACATTTTTTATGTCATAGTCTTAATCACGAATTCTGAACTTCTACGCCATCGTGTAATTGCTAGATGAATCTCACAAATGTTTATAAAACACAGATTAGCAGTTGGATATTTTGTCCCAGAAAAAACTCTGGTCACCATATAAAAACATTTCAGCCTGTCACACACACTCTGAGCAAATTCCCACACTTCCCTTGAAGTATAGATTTGTATTGAGACTCCCGTTGACCTAATCGACCAAAAACATCCTTATAACCCAAAGCTGTTTTGAGCATCAAATACGTTGAGTTCCACCTTGTAGCACAATCGAGTCCTAGTTTTTTTGTACTTGTATTGCGTAATTGTCGGACTGCTTCTTCAAATTTCTCTTCCCTTTTTGGAGTTGCTGTCCAATAAGCTACTGAATCTCGTATTTTTTCAACTCCAATTTTTATGACATCTAATCCGTCTTTAACAATCAAATTCAGAATGTGAGCCGAACATCGCATATGAAACAAACTACCACCTGCAATTAAGGATGAACTATCCAGCTTCTCCAATAAAGTCTCAACCATGGCATCATTCGTGGAACAATTATCTACAGTGAGAGCATAAATTTTGGTATCCATATTCCAATACATCAAGCACTCCAATAATTGATCACGCAAAACTTCTTTAGTATAAGGACAAAGCACATATATAAAcctaaaaaaataaaataaaatgtgtCTTAGCAAACTCAACCATATATCAATTTTATGTGAagcaaagtactacattatattatatataatattatataccTCATTATGCGACTTTGTAAAGTCCAGGAATCATCAATAAAATATGATGTGACCGCCATATATCCCTTTTT
This window contains:
- the LOC141670562 gene encoding uncharacterized protein LOC141670562 isoform X6, which produces MAFFGPNMEALEVIVSDLVLSSAINSSVFQQEALEDKVSDQIFGSAISTSVFQWRCVSNHLMGSSSIIVPGHVHMASTPATIIHFNSEYRALKCLQHIDAKNYGSVRIICRVLCW
- the LOC141670562 gene encoding uncharacterized protein LOC141670562 isoform X1, translated to MAFFGPNMEALEVIVSDLVLSSAINSSVFQQEALEDKVSDQIFGSAISTSVFQWRCVSNHLMGSSSIIVPGHVHMASTPATIIHFNSEYRALKCLQHIDAKNYGQVTCRIPIDTIHTHSQKQLNEIPELRNIRTNQKVENSVKHLCDRRYTNLNTRSMAQFWIHCISCTSTK
- the LOC141670562 gene encoding uncharacterized protein LOC141670562 isoform X4 gives rise to the protein MWCIYEALEVIVSDLVLSSAINSSVFQQEALEDKVSDQIFGSAISTSVFQWRCVSNHLMGSSSIIVPGHVHMASTPATIIHFNSEYRALKCLQHIDAKNYGQVTCRIPIDTIHTHSQKQLNEIPELRNIRTNQKVENSVKHLCDRRYTNLNTRSMAQFWIHCISCTSTK
- the LOC141670562 gene encoding uncharacterized protein LOC141670562 isoform X3, whose translation is MAFFGPNMEALEVIVSDLVLSSAINSSVFQQEALEDKVSDQIFGSAISTSVFQWRCVSNHLMGSSSIIVPGHVHMASTPATIIHFNSEYRALKCLQHIDAKNYGQVTCRIPIDTIHTHSQKQLNEIPELRNIRTNQKVENSVKHLCDRRYTNLNTRSMAQFWIHCISCP
- the LOC141670562 gene encoding uncharacterized protein LOC141670562 isoform X2, with translation MAFFGPNMEALEVIVSDLVLSSAINSSVFQEALEDKVSDQIFGSAISTSVFQWRCVSNHLMGSSSIIVPGHVHMASTPATIIHFNSEYRALKCLQHIDAKNYGQVTCRIPIDTIHTHSQKQLNEIPELRNIRTNQKVENSVKHLCDRRYTNLNTRSMAQFWIHCISCTSTK
- the LOC141670562 gene encoding uncharacterized protein LOC141670562 isoform X5, producing the protein MWCIYEALEVIVSDLVLSSAINSSVFQEALEDKVSDQIFGSAISTSVFQWRCVSNHLMGSSSIIVPGHVHMASTPATIIHFNSEYRALKCLQHIDAKNYGQVTCRIPIDTIHTHSQKQLNEIPELRNIRTNQKVENSVKHLCDRRYTNLNTRSMAQFWIHCISCTSTK